The genomic segment AGATTAAGGCCAGTAAGTTAATTGAAATATTTGAACATAGCAATATGTCAGGAGATATTATAACACCGGACCTGTATATAGAAAATGGCGCTAAATTTAACGGAACATGTATAATGCCAAAATAATGGTAAAAAAATGACATTAGTTACTTATAGAAAGCTCTCTATACATAAAATTTTGTTTTTAATTTTACTTTTAATTTTGTTTTTTTCTTTTTATACTTCCATTCATGCACAATCCCGTAATGAAAATTTTATTTTAGGTTTCAATGTTACTGGCGGAATGAATGATGTATTGCATAGAAGTGGTAGTGAAGAGGGAAAAACTGTAAATTGGAAACCCGGCATAATGGCAGGAGGAGGTATTTTTTTAGAGAACATGTTAACCTCGCATTTTGGAATACATTCAGGTCTATATTATGCTTATCATGAAACTGAATTAGAATTTGGAGATACACCTGATGCTCAATTAACTTCCCGTAATCATTCGATTATTATACCTTTATATCTGGTATCCTCATTTGGTAACAATGTTCGTTTTGATATATTATATGGCCTTACTTACATGCATATATTTTACAATACAATGTCAAATGACAATGACAGTACCAACGGAATACAATTTATAAATTACAACCAGTTTGGATTTGGATTGCAACTTAGATTGTCTTTTGCTCTCAACAGATTTACTTATATCTATGCAGGTCCCCATGGTCAGTTTTACTTTTCAAATGTAATAGATTCTACAGACTGGTGTGATTATATGTATAACATCCAGCTTGAAATTGGCATGCTATTTAAAACTTTTTAATAGGCTATTCTATTTTTTCAGAACTTCAGGCAATATTGTTTTCCTCAATTCCTTTTTATT from the Spirochaetota bacterium genome contains:
- a CDS encoding outer membrane beta-barrel protein, producing the protein MTLVTYRKLSIHKILFLILLLILFFSFYTSIHAQSRNENFILGFNVTGGMNDVLHRSGSEEGKTVNWKPGIMAGGGIFLENMLTSHFGIHSGLYYAYHETELEFGDTPDAQLTSRNHSIIIPLYLVSSFGNNVRFDILYGLTYMHIFYNTMSNDNDSTNGIQFINYNQFGFGLQLRLSFALNRFTYIYAGPHGQFYFSNVIDSTDWCDYMYNIQLEIGMLFKTF